The Chitinophagales bacterium genome has a window encoding:
- a CDS encoding ThiF family adenylyltransferase, translating into MSDLARYSCQMALPGFDIRAQEKLSATKVLIVGAGGLGCPVAQYLVSTGVGTLAIADYDTVVVKNLHRQILYTPADEGKKKVAVAAERLQQQNPEINIIPLDLKITAENVLDIINGYDVVVDATDNFDTRYLLNDACVLSGKPLVYGAIYQYEGQVAVWNVANADGSRSPNYRDLYPDVNAAVVPNCAEGGVLPTIAGIIGCMQANEVIKYITGIGELLAGKLLFVDATTMQSRTIKLGKTTQTNITALPFSVQEISATVLQNDTTAYYLIDVRTAEERNTFHIGGVHIPLQEITNAAIETGKPIVCYCASGRRSAEAVKILSGRFPGVEIYSLQGGVEAWKVHQG; encoded by the coding sequence ATGAGCGACCTGGCAAGATATAGCTGTCAAATGGCATTGCCTGGTTTTGACATCCGGGCACAGGAAAAACTATCTGCCACAAAAGTGCTGATAGTCGGTGCCGGAGGTCTGGGTTGCCCTGTTGCGCAATATCTTGTTTCAACTGGTGTGGGTACACTTGCTATTGCAGACTACGATACTGTTGTTGTAAAGAACCTGCACAGGCAGATATTGTATACGCCTGCTGATGAAGGAAAGAAAAAAGTAGCAGTAGCCGCTGAACGTTTACAACAACAGAATCCGGAGATAAATATTATTCCGCTTGACCTGAAAATAACAGCGGAGAATGTTTTAGACATCATCAACGGTTATGATGTAGTGGTAGATGCAACGGATAATTTTGATACCCGTTATTTGCTGAATGATGCATGTGTATTGTCTGGCAAGCCACTGGTGTATGGTGCCATCTATCAATACGAAGGACAGGTAGCTGTTTGGAACGTAGCCAATGCTGACGGCTCCCGTTCACCCAATTACCGCGATCTTTATCCTGATGTAAATGCCGCCGTTGTTCCTAATTGTGCGGAAGGTGGTGTGCTGCCAACCATTGCGGGTATCATTGGTTGTATGCAGGCTAACGAAGTGATCAAATACATAACCGGCATAGGTGAATTGCTGGCGGGTAAATTATTATTCGTGGATGCAACCACCATGCAAAGCAGGACGATAAAACTCGGGAAGACCACCCAAACTAATATTACCGCCCTGCCTTTTTCTGTACAGGAAATATCAGCAACAGTTTTACAGAATGATACCACAGCCTATTATTTGATAGATGTAAGAACGGCAGAAGAGCGCAATACTTTTCATATCGGTGGTGTGCATATTCCATTACAGGAAATCACTAATGCCGCAATAGAAACAGGCAAACCGATAGTTTGTTATTGCGCATCTGGCAGGCGCAGCGCAGAGGCCGTTAAGATATTATCCGGAAGATTTCCCGGAGTTGAGATATACTCATTGCAGGGAGGTGTTGAGGCATGGAAGGTACATCAGGGGTGA
- a CDS encoding NTP transferase domain-containing protein: MISKETKLYGLVLAGGKSQRMGHDKSIIEWHGKEQRYYVADLLQEFCDEVYISCRAEQQNEIDNHYQTLVDKIEVKGPAAGILTALFEKENTAWLVVACDLPLLYKDTLQYLIDNRDQTKVATTFKSPHDGLPEPLITIWEPKAKEALLSFVETGHSCPRKALINSDTYIIEPQYPEALINANTPEDAERVRDILTAKMNTTR; encoded by the coding sequence GTGATTTCAAAAGAGACTAAACTATACGGGCTTGTACTGGCCGGTGGCAAGAGCCAACGCATGGGGCACGACAAGAGCATAATAGAATGGCATGGTAAAGAACAGCGCTATTATGTAGCCGACCTGTTGCAGGAGTTTTGTGATGAAGTATATATCTCCTGCCGTGCAGAACAACAAAACGAAATAGACAACCATTACCAAACACTTGTTGATAAGATAGAAGTGAAGGGCCCTGCAGCGGGGATACTCACTGCACTATTTGAAAAAGAAAATACTGCATGGCTGGTCGTTGCTTGCGATCTGCCCCTGCTATACAAAGACACGTTGCAATATCTTATTGATAACAGGGATCAAACGAAAGTGGCTACTACATTCAAAAGTCCGCACGATGGTCTGCCCGAACCGCTGATAACCATCTGGGAGCCGAAGGCCAAAGAGGCATTGTTGTCGTTTGTGGAAACAGGACATTCATGCCCGCGCAAAGCACTCATCAACAGTGATACCTATATTATAGAACCGCAATATCCTGAGGCGCTCATTAATGCCAATACGCCCGAAGATGCGGAACGTGTGCGGGATATTTTAACGGCTAAAATGAACACTACCCGATGA
- the moaC gene encoding cyclic pyranopterin monophosphate synthase MoaC: MSELTHLDEQGRANMVDVSAKAVTKRTARARSIVLLPQNVLAQLVNGDIQTKKGAVFQTAIIAGIMAAKKTGELIPLCHPLGLDNCHIDIQVNEQDEVVIDCTCSITARTGIEMEALTGASVAALTIYDMCKAMSHDIVIKETKLMEKTGGKSDFKRD; the protein is encoded by the coding sequence ATGAGTGAGCTGACACATCTGGACGAACAGGGACGCGCCAATATGGTAGACGTAAGCGCAAAGGCGGTAACCAAGCGCACTGCACGTGCCAGGAGTATTGTATTGCTTCCGCAAAACGTATTGGCGCAATTGGTGAACGGTGATATACAAACAAAGAAGGGTGCGGTTTTTCAGACGGCGATAATAGCGGGTATCATGGCTGCGAAAAAAACGGGCGAACTGATACCGCTTTGCCACCCGCTGGGCTTGGACAACTGCCATATAGATATACAGGTGAATGAACAGGATGAAGTGGTGATAGATTGCACTTGCAGCATCACGGCAAGAACAGGCATAGAGATGGAAGCGTTGACGGGCGCTTCTGTTGCGGCACTTACTATATACGATATGTGCAAAGCCATGAGCCATGATATTGTGATAAAGGAAACTAAGCTGATGGAGAAAACGGGAGGTAAAAGTGATTTCAAAAGAGACTAA
- a CDS encoding molybdopterin molybdotransferase MoeA codes for MTSVAAAEHIILSEKKDYGTELVGIRQATGRVLAEDIGADRDFPPYDRVTMDGIAILFEAYEKGNRTFRIKGTQQAGDAPIAIESDGECVEIMTGAALPDITDTVIRYEDLEINDGHATIVTDNIRQGKNIHYKGSDKIENQLLVAANCVITPAIINVAASVGKSQLLVKKLPRVGVLSTGNELVPIEQTPSPTEVRRSNTYAIASVLQQYHIQADMLHIPDDEAIILSALSKCLQEYDVLILSGGVSMGKYDYLPEAFAKLDVEKRFHKVRQRPGKPFWFGASPEEKIVFAFPGNPVSTFMCMYRYFVPWLQASLGMEQSKPLYAVLDRDYMFKPELQYFLQVKINSTEDGCLIATPSEGNGSGDFVNLLYTDAFMELPEHKTNFTEGEAYRIWPYKTII; via the coding sequence ATGACCAGTGTAGCAGCAGCCGAACATATTATCTTGTCAGAAAAGAAAGACTATGGCACTGAGCTTGTGGGGATAAGACAGGCTACGGGTAGAGTATTGGCTGAAGACATTGGCGCAGACAGGGATTTTCCCCCTTACGATCGGGTGACCATGGATGGTATCGCGATACTGTTCGAAGCCTATGAAAAAGGCAACAGGACGTTCCGCATAAAAGGAACACAACAGGCAGGCGATGCACCGATAGCGATAGAAAGCGATGGAGAATGTGTAGAGATAATGACGGGCGCAGCGTTACCCGATATTACCGATACTGTGATACGTTATGAAGACCTGGAGATAAATGATGGACATGCCACTATCGTAACTGATAACATAAGGCAGGGAAAGAATATACATTACAAAGGCTCTGATAAAATAGAGAACCAATTGTTGGTTGCCGCCAATTGTGTTATAACGCCGGCTATTATCAATGTAGCAGCGTCAGTTGGCAAGTCGCAACTCTTGGTGAAAAAATTGCCGCGTGTAGGTGTATTATCAACGGGTAATGAACTGGTACCTATTGAGCAAACGCCTTCACCTACAGAAGTACGTCGCTCTAATACATATGCCATTGCATCCGTTTTGCAGCAATACCATATACAGGCAGATATGTTGCACATACCCGATGATGAGGCAATTATATTATCTGCATTGAGTAAATGCCTGCAGGAATATGATGTGCTGATATTAAGCGGTGGCGTATCGATGGGTAAATATGATTACCTGCCCGAAGCATTTGCCAAACTGGACGTAGAAAAGAGATTCCATAAAGTGAGGCAACGCCCAGGCAAGCCGTTCTGGTTTGGTGCGAGTCCTGAAGAGAAAATAGTTTTTGCCTTTCCCGGCAATCCTGTTTCTACGTTCATGTGTATGTACAGGTATTTCGTTCCGTGGTTGCAGGCATCGTTGGGTATGGAACAGAGCAAACCCTTGTATGCAGTATTAGACAGGGACTATATGTTCAAGCCGGAGTTGCAGTATTTTTTGCAGGTGAAAATTAACAGCACAGAGGACGGATGTTTGATAGCCACACCATCCGAAGGTAATGGCTCAGGCGATTTCGTTAACCTGCTGTACACCGATGCGTTCATGGAACTGCCGGAACATAAAACTAACTTTACAGAAGGAGAGGCATACAGGATATGGCCTTATAAAACTATTATATGA